Genomic DNA from Halobaculum sp. MBLA0147:
GCGGTTCTCGGAGGTGCTCGGACGTGTGACACAGGCAGACTTGGAACTGCTCGAGGACCACGTGATCGTCCTCGGCTACGGCGACCTGACGGAACCGATCCTCAACGAGTTGAGCGAACTGTCCGCGGAGTTCGTCGTCGTCACCCCCGACGAGGCGCAGTCGAACCGACTCGCCGGACGCGAGTTCCTCACGCTCGTCGGCGACCCGAGCGACGAGGAGACGCTCGACCGGGTGGGGCTCGACCGCGCCACGGCCGTGGTGGCGGCGACGAACAACGACGCCGAGGACGCGTTGGCGGTGTTGACCGCACGGCACGTGGCCCCGTCGGTGCGGATCGTCGCCGCCGCGACGGATCGCGAGAACGTGAACAAGCTCCGTCGGGCGGGCGCCGACACCGTGATCTCGCCCGCGAGCATCGGCGGCCACCTGTTGGTGCAGTCCGCGCTGGGTGCCGAGGGGATGGAGGACGTGGCCGCGCAGGTGATCGGTACGGATCGCAGTGATACCGATTCGCCACCACGAGAGTCGGAGTCTGTCGAACACACGACCGGCGGCAGAGACGACGGGGAGTGACTCGGACACCGGAGGGGCCATCGGCGCCTCCCGGCACTCGGGGCAACACACTTGTCCGTGAGGTCCGGTGAACGTACGTGACGACGACGATTCCAGTCACTGGCCCGGACGACGACAGACCCCGCCGAACCGAGCGCCACCACGAGCCGACGACGCGTGTCGACTCAATACGGTCGGCCGGTCGAGAGCGGGACGAACCAGTCACACTCGACGTCCCGTTCGTCGCTCTCGGTGACGGCGAGTCGCCGCTGTACGACATCGGACGAGTGGTGTACTACGGGGTGAAGGCACTCGATGCTGCGCGCGAGGTCGGGGAGTACGCAGGCGAGGTTCTGAGGGCAATTCGTCGGCTCTGGCAGTGGGTGCGGTGACCCCTCGGCGCGGAGGCGCCGCGACGGCGTCGTCACGTCGTCGGCTCCGAGCGGAGATCGACCGCGAACTGCCTCACGAGTGGAGTCCCGTCACCCTTTAGCCACCGCCAGCCGAACCGGACGCCAATGGCACGAGCAGCAGAGCGAGCCGATCTCGAACCCGTGATCGGGCTGGAGGTCCACGTCCAGCTCGACACGGACACGAAGGTCTTCTGTGGCTGTTCCACCGACCCGGAGCCGGACGAGGACCCCAACACGCGGACCTGTCCCGTCTGTCTCGGCCTCCCCGGGGCACTCCCGGTGTTGAACGAGGCGGCCGTCGAGGCCGGCGTGAAGGTGGGGAAGGCGCTCGACGCCGAGATCCCCGAGGAGACGCAGTTCCACCGGAAGAACTACTACTACCCCGACCTCCCGAAGAACTTCCAGATCACCCAGTACGACGCGCCGCTGTGTGCCGACGGGGAACTGGAGTTCTCCCACGAGGGCGAGCGCCGCAGCGTCCGCATCCGCCGGGCGCACCTCGAAGAGGACCCCGGCTCGATCCGTCACGCCCGCGAGGGGCCGGCGGACCTGGAGGCACGGACCACCTCCGTCGACCGCGCGGACTACACGCTGATCGACTACAACCGCGCCGGCACGCCGCTGATGGAGATCGTCACGGAGCCCGACTTCCGCGAGCCCGCCGCAGTCCGCGGGTTCTTGGAGAAGCTGGAGGAGGTGCTGGAGTACCTCGGGATCTTCGACGCCGGCAGCGACGGGAGTCTGCGCGTCGACGCCAACCTCTCGATGGTGGAGGCCGACCGGATCGCCGACGACGGCTCGATCCCGGAGTCGGTGCTGGACGACGCCAACCGCACGGAGGTGAAGAACATCTCCAGTCACCGTGGGGCGGAGACGGCGTTGAGCTACGAGGCGAGCCGCCAACGCGACCAGATCGACGCCGGGCGCGAGGTCCAACAGGAGACGCGCCACTTCAACGAGACCCACGGGAACACGGTGTCGATGCGCGCGAAGGAGGAGGAGAAGGACTACCGCTACTTCCCGGAGGCGGACCTCCCGCCGCTGCGCGTCGCCCACTGGAAGGCGGAGATCGAGATCCCGGAACTGCCGGACGCCCGCCGCGAGCGGTTCCGGACGGAGTACGACCTGGGCGCCGAGACCGCCTCGAAGCTCACCTCGCGGAAGGCGGTCGCGGATTTCTACGAAGAGGTGGCGGCGGCGTTCGACCCCGAGCTCGCGGCGACGTGGGTCGCCGACAACCTGCTCGGCGAGCTCAACTACCGCGACGAGTCGA
This window encodes:
- the gatB gene encoding Asp-tRNA(Asn)/Glu-tRNA(Gln) amidotransferase subunit GatB; this translates as MARAAERADLEPVIGLEVHVQLDTDTKVFCGCSTDPEPDEDPNTRTCPVCLGLPGALPVLNEAAVEAGVKVGKALDAEIPEETQFHRKNYYYPDLPKNFQITQYDAPLCADGELEFSHEGERRSVRIRRAHLEEDPGSIRHAREGPADLEARTTSVDRADYTLIDYNRAGTPLMEIVTEPDFREPAAVRGFLEKLEEVLEYLGIFDAGSDGSLRVDANLSMVEADRIADDGSIPESVLDDANRTEVKNISSHRGAETALSYEASRQRDQIDAGREVQQETRHFNETHGNTVSMRAKEEEKDYRYFPEADLPPLRVAHWKAEIEIPELPDARRERFRTEYDLGAETASKLTSRKAVADFYEEVAAAFDPELAATWVADNLLGELNYRDESIDAVTDRLDEFERLIELVATGEVTTKNAEETVLRAMLDEGLDPDTVVEREGLGKAGDDEVADAVATAVAENPDAVEDYHAGEDGALNFLVGQVMAETGGSADPGTVNELLREELAE